ACgtcctcttcggcgccgccggcatgcaggccctcgtcgaggcctgGTCCCAGGTCCTCGCGGgccgcgaggtcgaggtcccCGCCATCCACGGCGCCCGCAaggacatcctcgacgacgtcggcgtcgagacgGACCCGGAGAAGGAGCCCTTCCTGCTCGATCCCCGCCAGCTCAAGGGCTTCCGCCGCTTCCGCTTCGGCCTGCGCTTCCTCTGGGACATCGTCCGGCGCCCCGAGATCGAGTCTAAGATCCTCTGTCTGCCCGCCGACTTCGTCGCTGGCCTCCGCGCCCGCGCCATGGCTGACCTGCACGCCATGGACGAGAAGGGCCTCGGCACCGAGGAGGCCCCCTTCGTcagcgagggcgacgtcctcaCCGCCTGGTGGACCCGCCTCGTCTGCGTCGCCCGCGGGTCCAACCGGCCCGTCACCGTTctcaacgccgtcgacatcacCGGCCGCCTCAAGAGCGTCTTCGCACCGGGCAAGCTCTACGTTCAGAActtcgccctcggcaccTGGACCCTCCtcagcgccgccgaggtcatGAAGGCTCCCCTCGGCTACGTCGCCCGCTGCTTCCGCTACGACATCCAGACCCAGACCACCCCGTCCCAGATCATGGCTTTCATGCGCCGCCTGCGCTCCTGCGGCCGCTGCCGGACCCAGCCATTGTTCGGCGATACCAACAGCCTGctcatcatcttcaccaaCTGGGCCCGCTGCAAGTTCTTTGATTGTATCGACTTCTCCCCGGCAGTCATCCCCCGCATCTCAGAACCTGTTGCTTcagatgctgctgctgctaatgctgctgctgctgctgctgctaccgGCACTACCGGTGTCAACGGAGATATCCAGCCCGCCGCTGACTCCATCACAcccaacggcgccggcgacccggagaagaacaaggcaAACAACAACGCCAGCATCGGCGAGGTCCTTagccgcccgccccccgGCAAGATCGCCTACCACCACTCCCTCGCCCGCACCCGCAGCATCCTCTCCCGCAACGTCTTCACCATCCTCGGCAAGGACCTCAACGGCAACTACTGGGTCTCGGCCCTCGCCCACCCGGAGTGCTGGgacaagctcgagaaggaggtcgccatctcctccatggACGAGCTCAGGCGGCTCAACCCCCAGCCCATGaactgagagagtgtgtgtgacGGTGGATGGGTAAGAGGGGCGGGCGCCGCTGAAAGTACCACCCCTTacgctcttcttcctcgtttccctctctttttATCTGTCCAAAACTGCGACACTGTCCGGCAGCCCACTGTCGTCTGTCCGACGTCGGTCGAAAGCCTGCCTTTTGCGCGCGTTTTGCAGGTTGGAAGAGTACATGTTAAGATAGAGGgatggagagggggggagagggagggtaGTATTCATTCGTCCGATGTCCTGGCCAGCTAGCAGACGACTTCGCATTACCGCTTACAGCCAGtctttgtttttctttttgtgGTTTGGGGAGCGAGTCGTCCCTTCTCAATCTGTTAGTCCTTACTTGCGTTCGAGCTCTGCCTCGGGGGCCCTGCGATTTGTTCTCCGCGATCCTCTCTTTTCAGCGCAGTGGTCCACCAACAAACACACTGTTGGATCAGAGGCTTGGGATAATTGGTAATTTCGCTCAAAGACGCTTGCTCCTCTTGAATGTTGATGTTGGGGTAAGAGGAGTCTCGTGGAGGTGAACAAGGCGGAAAGAATGAGAAGGGGAGCAGGTCTGATTCTGCAATGTACGATATCCAGATTGTTGTACCGCCACGAACGTATCATGAACACCATCAAGACACGTCTTGAAGACAGGCACTTCTGCTAATCCGTGAAGGTTGCGATCGGGGGGTTGACGAGAGTATTTCAATGTTAGACGCTGAGGTGTTAGGTCACAAGTTACGAAAACCCCCTTGAAATGAAAAGAAGCAGAATGAAATACTGACCTGAAATTTTGAACTAGCCAAGAAGCACTCGGTCTCATCGCTTCACTTTTGAATCACTCGAACTGCTCCTCCAACTCCAGGTCACTGGCTCTTGATGAATACGGCCAGACTGACTGACCAATGCTGTGAAACATGCTATGATGATTGCTATGGATATGTGCTATGACAAAAGGAACTCAGTGCGATCTACGCTGGTATCATCATCTACAAAGGATAAAATACATAACAGAAAGGTATCTAAACGCAGTGTTGTCAATGTAGATGTAACAAAAACCTCAAGCATGCCGTGCTATTCATTAACCGTCTCCTGTATATTTCCTTCCCCTT
The DNA window shown above is from Colletotrichum destructivum chromosome 2, complete sequence and carries:
- a CDS encoding Putative chloramphenicol acetyltransferase-like domain superfamily, which gives rise to MDYVRSLIGVKTKRIRVPKVATDDVYPVHFFDDTKPFREMLLNWTLRFDDVLDAEKLHVSLSRLLEIGDWRKLGGRMRLTDDNKLELHVPQQFTTARPAIRFSHDVHDFSIKEHNTAKHLPTATAKASVQPGVINFYHLGARQDAPLTLEDLLCSDEPGISLHVVSFNDATLVGLLFSHVLFGAAGMQALVEAWSQVLAGREVEVPAIHGARKDILDDVGVETDPEKEPFLLDPRQLKGFRRFRFGLRFLWDIVRRPEIESKILCLPADFVAGLRARAMADLHAMDEKGLGTEEAPFVSEGDVLTAWWTRLVCVARGSNRPVTVLNAVDITGRLKSVFAPGKLYVQNFALGTWTLLSAAEVMKAPLGYVARCFRYDIQTQTTPSQIMAFMRRLRSCGRCRTQPLFGDTNSLLIIFTNWARCKFFDCIDFSPAVIPRISEPVASDAAAANAAAAAAATGTTGVNGDIQPAADSITPNGAGDPEKNKANNNASIGEVLSRPPPGKIAYHHSLARTRSILSRNVFTILGKDLNGNYWVSALAHPECWDKLEKEVAISSMDELRRLNPQPMN